AAGTTTCACAATCATTCAGACCCTGACGTCAATCCTGGTCTTATCATTGAATGTCACGTGACTCCTCACGACCAACCATCTCCACCCATCACAATGTATGAGATAACCGTTGGTGGCGTCATGCTCTCTAGATCGTCTTCATCTCAAACTCGTCTTTCTCCTCTTCCCCACTGGTGTGTGGACGTGTTGTGTAAAGGAAGCAACGGATTCAGAAGTACAACGACAACGTCCATTTACTGTCCAAAACGTAAATCAGTCTCATTAATTTTCAGCTGCTGTCTACTGTATGTTTAAATGAGCATTCACTTgagattgtgtgtttgtgtgcttgtgtgtatttGAAGTGTTGTCTAATTGTTCAAGCGAAGCTTTTGTGCAGTAGGGTCGTTTATGCAGAAGAGAGCGTAGAATTGTGTCCATATACAATAGGAGTGATTGCTACAGTATGAATGTTGCATTTGAAAGGCCATTCCTCAGTCTTCTAAGCTTGTAGGAGTTCACCAGGAACGCCATGGAAATCAGTGGTGAGACGATGATATGACTTGTCACGTTCTAGTACAGGTATTGACTAAggtattttgataatatgatacAAGCATCTCACAAAACCATTTCTTGCCTGATCGCCATACATGGATAGATGCACCTGCAGCCGACGCCCTGTCAATCAGACTTGAGGAACAACAGGACGCCAACCATCCAGAAGGAAACCTTTTGGTTACGTGTCAACTGAAACCGCGTGATCAGTCGTACCCTCCCATCCATACATTCATCATAAAGGTAGACCAGGATATAGTTTCGTCGTCAGACATCCCTTCCTTTATCATAGCACCTCGTCCAGACAAGTGTACTCACGTGACTTGCCTTGGTCAAAATGGAGTTGGCTCTACATCGCTTGAAAAGACATACTGTCCTACAGATGCTGGTAAGCACTAATGCAactttgtattcattttcctGAGATTCTATAGATTAAGGGATAGTGAAGCAATGGAAAATAACAGACAGCAGTCACAACACCGTGAATACTATGAGTAGTTTGCATGGTATGTCCTTGATTCGATGAGTACGCCAATTAATGTGTGACATTGAATGTCCTTAACATTTCAGTGTTAGAGTCCGAGCAGCTGGTTGTTACCTGTAGTTTACCTATAACTTATAACCTATATGACGAACATAAATTGTCTAAATTACGATGCTTTCTTATCTTTGGGTATGGTGCAGaaatttgataagaaaaaaaattcgcATAATTCAAAGAATGCCTACGGAGTACATTCAAGTTATATAAATGAAACCATACAGGAAGTTGTACATCTGTTTATAAAATATCGCATTCCCCTCTCCCCATTGCCCATACTAACTACTATATGCACACAAAATTATGTACATCATGACGAACGATTAGAAAAGTGATGACAAAATGTCAATCACATGTCTTTCTGACCAATGAAGTATACGCGAACATTGAAGAACATTCGAGAAAGTTCTCTGGACTTTTAAAAGTATCTACGAATACCACTGCTTTCCACATTAAAGAGGCTTTCAAAAAGAATATTATGTGATGCATTTTCCAAATCATTAGGCTaatcaaatcaatttttgtGTTCTTGAAGTTAATTCCTATTTTCCTATATTCTTGATTGTATGTTTCAGACAGCCTAATTGAAATTCAAGTCTCTGAGTTCctggatgatgataatgacgtcATGTTTGAAGTGTCATGTCACGTGCCAAGAGAGTACCAACCACACGGAGGATTCCATTCGTACGCCATCACAGTGAATAATGTCACGTGGTCCACTCATGGCTCCACACCGATCACTATCAAACCAGTGCCCAATAGCTGCACCACCATCACCTGTGAGGTCATGAATGCCTATGGCTTGATTGCAGCCTCGAAGACACTTTGTCCTACAGGTAAGAAAACCAGATACGGTGGACTCCCTTTATAACGAAGTTATCGGGACTAGTAGTTTTcttttcgttatatcgaaatttcgttataaccgaaagAATAAGCAATAAGAAAtatagagcggataatgttgctTCACTGAAATGAATGttcacttcgttgtaaccggaatttcgtaatacccatgttcgttataacgggagtgcactcgGGTGTCTGTACCACAAAGCGCCAAGAACGTGCCTCGCGGTACCTATGCATGGAATTTGTAgtggggagtacgttttgtgtcaTTCTGTCTAACTGCCGCGTTCCCTTATTGCAGCTGTTCTTTCTGTTTTGGAAGAATACATCATTTACCTTTTCTTTTCGATTTGTTTGGTAAGACATGTTTGGCTTTTggagagggaggagggggagtttgtttgttttttgttgctgcTTTCTCTTTTTTCGTTCAGGTATTTTCCCAGGGTCAGTGAGCACAGAAATCCCCTAGTGGTCACGTCACAGAAACATAGCTGGTGCTGAcgcttccctttttttttttttttttttttttttgttaatacaAACCATTCATAGGTCGACATGTGGCAAAAGAGAAATGCAGATGAGATGTAAGGTGCCATTGGTACCATCAAGATTTCAAACTACTCTTGGAAATGTTGACTTGCCCTGCCAATTAAGTTGAAAGTAGAGAATGTTAACCCTTCAGATATTTTGACATCAGCCTGTATCGTCTCTCGTCAGATAACTCATGTCCAGAGATGCAAACTGTAGAAGGAGTTTTGCATCACGAATCCACCACTGCAGCGTTGTTGACGATCACCTTCATCTTATCAGTGGCGGTTTGTGTTGCTGCCGCTATTAGAAGAAAACAACTTTCCTCTCCCATGGGGGTAAAGTTTTACATTAATTTTATTCACTGACTTTAAGCACAATTATTGCCATTCATTTCTGTTCAGAACGCATGAAACGCCATTGTTGTTATGAGTCGATACTGATACTTTTCTAATGTTTGAAGTATATCTGTTTTCATTTCGTTTAGCCTGATCTAGAAATCCCGGGCTCTTCTTTTAGCGACAGCTGTGCTGCATTTCTTCTTGCGAATGGAAGAAACCGGAATTAAAATATttaatttttctctttcctctacAGCTAATCACAGACTACTAGCCATCATAATGTAAGGTAAGCATAGCTAGTGATATTTCacctttttcattaaaaaaaaaaaaacgttccgTACAAAAGTGCAATTAATGGCAGTAGCAGGGTGACCTTAatctttacccccccccccccaactttcaATGTCTTTCTGTCCTATTTCTCACCCAGGTGGCAAGTACGTGAAGATGTGGCCCTTTTTCCAAGCCTCGTGTCCTAGTTTTATATTTCACACCACTTGACTTATGTGAGACTAGTTTTATTGTCACAGTGGAGAATAGCGATGCAAAAATCTCTCACGCTGTCAACCCTTGCCTCTATACCTCTTCGTCTCGAATAAGACGTGCAATGTGGAATATAAGCCAAAGCCATAGGACCGATAGTCAAAGGCCTGTGAAGATGGTACAGAGCGAGCGTGAACACTACCCCCCACAAAAGGACCCTGGAAGATCCTGATCTTGCACAACGATATCATGTACTACAAGGCTCGTAGATTTATTATGTAGTGTCTGGGTAGCAATTATGATAACGCATCGCCACGCAGACTGTATAGACCGGAGAGCCAACATCTACCACGTGAAACTATAATTATACTCGAGagacttaaagggacattccagacgattttcataatttcacatcatgtagtacataaatcaacaactccatgtatagatttgtggaatttattgtggttcttgagcagagaaacaatactttgaaaaaccttaaacaaattacattgaacaaggatgatgacataggaagttcacatatttcagaaatgtagcagtgtaattccattacaataccgcttacttgcgagttcacctgtgtataatctatgcatgccttcttcttttgttctgcttccttgagccccaactcatgcattcttatggtgactctgccatgtcatcatccttgtttattgcaatttgttctagatttagaaaatattcttattcttcatcccaattatcacaaattctgaagctctgtcctcagtataactaatttataattgttcaaatgtaaaaatctgaaaatcatccggaggtctcctttaactacTCCGTCACAGTTTAGAAGCATtgtgacaattacagcgaataGGTTTAAAGACTTGTGAACACATGTGTGTAAAGTACTTTAGCATTGGTTGGCAATGCACTAGCGCCACCTTCAACATCTGGAGGTGCAAAAATGACTTACGTTCACTACGTAATATGTCGAATGCTGGCGAGTCACTTTGCACTGGAA
The sequence above is a segment of the Diadema setosum chromosome 12, eeDiaSeto1, whole genome shotgun sequence genome. Coding sequences within it:
- the LOC140236329 gene encoding uncharacterized protein, encoding MYEITVGGVMLSRSSSSQTRLSPLPHWCVDVLCKGSNGFRSTTTTSIYCPKHAPAADALSIRLEEQQDANHPEGNLLVTCQLKPRDQSYPPIHTFIIKVDQDIVSSSDIPSFIIAPRPDKCTHVTCLGQNGVGSTSLEKTYCPTDADSLIEIQVSEFLDDDNDVMFEVSCHVPREYQPHGGFHSYAITVNNVTWSTHGSTPITIKPVPNSCTTITCEVMNAYGLIAASKTLCPTDNSCPEMQTVEGVLHHESTTAALLTITFILSVAVCVAAAIRRKQLSSPMGCPQPMALCRLNSKSRNL